AAGACAGCATGTGCAACCATTAATTGTCATATTATGTAAGGATATCAGCTCTGTTTCCAGGCCGGTTGCATCTAATACCGTCTTAACTAATTCTTCTGTCGTATGGCTCTTTCTCGGACTGCCACTAATACCAAGTACTTTCATTTTGTCATTTCTCCCATATAATTTATCAATAGAACCAGACACTGATTATAATCATTTTCCCGCTCATATCAATATCCAAGCCATACCAGCTCCTTTTTGATACTAATGTAACAATTTTTCTAAAATCTCTTTGCTCGGAGGCCGGTTTTCCTTGTATCGTATCACTCCATTCTTATTCAGGATTATATTTAGCGGTATGCCTACAACTTGATACAACCTTGCAACTTCAGCCTTAGAGTCAAGGACAACGGGATAGATTATCCGGTTTTTCTCTGCAAAAGATTTGACCTTTTTGTTACTTCCCTGAATGTAAATACCTGACACCTTAAGGCCATCGTCTTTACGATTGCTGTAATATTCCTTAAATCATATCATTTTTGTGCATTTAAGCCCCAATCGTAATCAAGATACTTTACGGCAACTTCATTGTTCCTGACAAATTCTGCATCCTCAGGATTTAAATATCCAGCCACATACTCTTCTATCTTTTTCACATTCTTAAGGAAATCGCCCTCGTACCATTTAAAGATATGAGAGAGATATAAGATACGGTTTTCCTTATCCAGATAATTTCTGCTCTTGTCATTAATAAATGACACCGCTTGTGCTTCAAGCTGCTCTTCCAGTTTTTCAACCTTGTATGTTTCTGGTAATAATTTCGGACAACTCATAGAAGCGCAATTAATAGCAAAATGTATCCTTGGTTCTCGAAATGCCTCTCTCAGCTTTTTATTTTCCAGTACTTGTAATGTAATCTCGCCAAGCTTTATCTCAAATTTTTTTCTCTTGAAAAAACTGTCAGGAAGCCAGCCCACATCACGAACACTCTTTATCGGATACTCATCCAGGACTCCCTTTATAACAAATGCGTTATACGCGTTTATCCAGAATGCCAGGCGATGTTTATCGGAAGGGAGATCATCAGGATTTGTATGAGAAAGATACTCAAGATATTTCTTAATCTCATTATCTTTCTTCAGCCCCTTATAATCCACTAACCCCTCCTCTGAAACATAACGGCCCAGGAGCCCATCGAAGATTGAACCCGGATCATCCTGTTCAGATGCAGAAACCTTAATTGCCAGGCCATGAACTATTGTCAAAACCAGCATTAGTATAATGGTCTTCATTTTTATCTTTTCCTCATTTTGATTAGAAAATAGATTCCCGCTTAACAGATTGCGGGAATGATAGAGAAATGTTAAGTAGATAAGTCAGGCCGCAGTAGCGACATGACTTATACTCATCTCATACTGGATTTCGGATAAAATCCGAGATAAAATTGAGCGAGTACAAGTCCTCGGCGCTTTTTGTCCGAAGATACCTTCACCAGGATTTAGTTTCCGGTAAAACCGAAAACCAAATCGGTTTTAGTATATCTAACCAAACCATCTTATCAACTTCTTGGTGACCTTGGGAATCCATCCGGAAAATATCTTTTCCGCATAGTACATGTTCGTTGTCCTTCTTACCGCTTGAGACAAGGTGGGATAGACATGTATGGTCTTTGTAATACTTCCCACCCCGAGATTATTCTGCATTGCCATTGCAAATTCGTGCAATAGCTCTCCACCCTGCGGAGCAAGAACATGAGCTCCCAATATTTTACCCTTCTTCGTACAGACGATTTTAATAATCCCCTTATCCTCACCTTTCTCTTCGGATCATCATGCACACCAATCTTTGATATCACCT
This portion of the Candidatus Scalindua sp. genome encodes:
- a CDS encoding DUF547 domain-containing protein, with product MKTIILMLVLTIVHGLAIKVSASEQDDPGSIFDGLLGRYVSEEGLVDYKGLKKDNEIKKYLEYLSHTNPDDLPSDKHRLAFWINAYNAFVIKGVLDEYPIKSVRDVGWLPDSFFKRKKFEIKLGEITLQVLENKKLREAFREPRIHFAINCASMSCPKLLPETYKVEKLEEQLEAQAVSFINDKSRNYLDKENRILYLSHIFKWYEGDFLKNVKKIEEYVAGYLNPEDAEFVRNNEVAVKYLDYDWGLNAQK